One part of the Anguilla anguilla isolate fAngAng1 chromosome 11, fAngAng1.pri, whole genome shotgun sequence genome encodes these proteins:
- the wu:fa11c10 gene encoding protein FAM110B: MPVETLLPSDGRMAGAPLASAMPFRLLNKGPEYFRRAPEPGARKPSAVERLEADKAKYVKSQQVARTKQEPVKPPIIRKPLLSPSMLLQCRINSPPARKVPRRPADSHAGPLNLEILNNLINVCEGPPPAAPACLSASKGKPPPANSSSGSSSSSSPLDKPLPDDQNRRPPPVLARAMKAGAYGSPAGGSPNTVTVRRVDVRPQAEVRKPQRMPLQPQAPKRQVAQPQAPPPPPLAPAQPAPTQPSTIPSLPSVPPSVLPPPLPQPCLPASPRLLCGMLPPGSPAFTRLSSASSRSSPRDGPGSARRHPSLHRSKSDLSDRYSRATADLERFFNYCGLDPGEVEGLGVERFARASSDIVSVSKLRSVSTPSSECGAPSQRSRAEQEEGPPSAERAPYGISVIERNARVIKWLYGIRQARDAHSVSNV, translated from the coding sequence ATGCCTGTGGAAACGCTGCTGCCCTCGGACGGGCGGATGGCGGGCGCCCCCCTCGCCTCCGCCATGCCCTTCCGCCTCCTCAACAAGGGGCCCGAGTACTTCCGGCGGGCCCCGGAGCCCGGGGCGCGCAAGCCGAGCGCCGTGGAGCGCCTGGAGGCCGACAAGGCCAAGTACGTGAAGAGCCAGCAGGTGGCCCGCACCAAGCAGGAGCCCGTCAAGCCGCCCATCATCCGCAAGCCGCTGCTGTCCCCCAGCATGCTGCTGCAGTGCCGCATCAACAGCCCCCCGGCCCGCAAGGTCCCGCGCCGGCCCGCCGACTCCCACGCCGGCCCGCTCAACCTGGAGATCCTCAACAACCTCATCAACGTGTGCGAGggcccgccccccgccgcccccgcctgCCTGTCCGCCAGCAAGGGCAAGCCGCCCCCCGCCAACTCCTCGTCCGGCTCGTCCTCCTCTTCGTCTCCGCTCGACAAGCCGCTGCCCGACGACCAGAACCGGCGGCCCCCTCCCGTGCTGGCGCGCGCCATGAAGGCCGGGGCGTACGGCTCGCCCGCGGGGGGCTCGCCCAACACGGTGACGGTGCGGCGTGTGGACGTGCGGCCGCAGGCCGAGGTCAGGAAGCCCCAGAGGATGCCTCTGCAGCCGCAGGCGCCCAAACGGCAGGTAGCCCAgccgcaggctccgcccccgccgccgctgGCCCCCGCGCAGCCGGCCCCCACGCAGCCCTCCACCATCCCCTCCTTGCCCTCCGTCCCGCCCTCGGTCCTGCCCCCGCCGCTCCCCCAGCCCTGCCTGCCCGCCAGCCCCCGGCTCCTGTGCGGCATGCTGCCCCCGGGCTCCCCCGCCTTCACCCGCCTCTCCTCCGCCAGCTCGCGCAGCTCCCCGCGGGACGGCCCGGGCTCGGCCCGCCGCCACCCCTCCCTGCACCGCTCCAAGTCGGACCTGAGCGACCGCTACTCCCGCGCCACTGCCGACCTGGAGCGCTTCTTCAACTACTGCGGGCTGGACCCGGGCGAGGTGGAGGGCCTGGGGGTGGAGCGCTTCGCCCGCGCCAGCTCCGACATCGTGTCGGTGTCCAAGCTGCGCAGCGTCAGCACCCCCAGCTCCGAGTGCGGCGCCCCGTCCCAGCGCAGCCGCGccgagcaggaggaggggcccCCGTCGGCCGAGCGCGCCCCCTACGGGATCTCGGTCATCGAGAGGAACGCGCGCGTCATCAAGTGGCTGTACGGCATCCGGCAGGCGCGAGATGCCCACAGCGTGTCCAACGTGTAG